Proteins from a genomic interval of Pararge aegeria chromosome 26, ilParAegt1.1, whole genome shotgun sequence:
- the LOC120635375 gene encoding putative nuclease HARBI1 produces MANDYEIFEFLEADYEISEVNSSKRLRRRWLREKSDPFNIEEEEFVRRYRLTKEDAQQLCNEIRPLFKTTRRSTDLSVEIKVLTALAFYATGVDQRPLGNQEGHSMAQQTVSSVIAQVTACLNTAQFVQKYIHFPNNDEERDRIKAEFYDKFKIPGVLGCIDCTHVAIVRPARNEEFYHHCKQHSLNVQLICDANMGITSVDANYGGATHDAFIWMNHPLRQHLEDLNSENTWLLGDSAYPLSRCLMTPVSDATYGSPERYYTDRHDRARDIMDLTIRALKARFRCLNSQRVLYYSPEMAASVVNACVVLHNICNRSKTPVELMNDEVVNLVNHTGTVSEEFGSCSGDLHQGWVTRSTLIHQLWASQHL; encoded by the exons ATGGCCAACGATTACGAAATTTTTGAGTTCCTGGAAGCAGATTATGAGATTAGTGAAGTTAATTCATCGAAGAGGCTCCGGCGTAGGTGGTTGCGCGAAAAGAGCGATCCCTTTAACATAGAGGAGGAAGAGTTTGTTAGGCGGTATAGGCTCACAAAAGAAGATGCACAACAGCTTTGCAATGAGATAAGACCGTTGTTTAAGACTACAAGAAGGTCTACAGATTTGTCTGTAGAGATTAAG GTACTAACCGCCCTAGCGTTCTATGCGACCGGTGTCGATCAACGCCCTCTTGGCAATCAAGAGGGGCACTCCATGGCCCAACAAACCGTTTCATCAGTGATTGCTCAAGTAACCGCATGCCTCAACACGGCTCAGTTCGTGCAGAAATACATACACTTCCCCAATAACGATGAGGAACGAGACAGGATAAAAGCTGA ATTCTATGATAAATTTAAGATACCGGGGGTGTTAGGGTGCATAGACTGCACTCACGTGGCCATAGTGCGACCGGCGCGCAATGAAGAATTCTACCACCATTGCAAGCAGCACTCGTTGAACGTTCAGTTG atatgcGATGCTAACATGGGAATTACAAGCGTCGATGCAAATTATGGTGGTGCAACCCACGACGCTTTCATATGGATGAACCATCCACTTAGGCAACACTTGGAAGACCTGAACAGTGAGAACACCTGGTTACTAG GCGACTCTGCGTATCCGTTGAGCAGATGTCTAATGACACCGGTATCGGACGCGACGTACGGAAGCCCAGAGCGTTACTACACAGATCGGCATGACCGCGCCAGAGACATAATGGACCTTACGATAAGGGCTCTAAAGGCGAGATTCCGCTGTTTGAACTCGCAGAGAGTTTTGTACTACTCCCCGGAGATGGCAGCTTCTGTCGTGAACGCATGTGTGGTGCTACACAATATTTGCAATAGATCCAAAACTCCCGTCGAGCTGATGAATGATGAGGTGGTAAATCTGGTGAATCATACTGGAACAGTTTCTGAGGAGTTTGGCAGCTGCAGTGGCGACCTTCATCAGGGTTGGGTCACACGGAGTACCCTTATTCATCAGCTCTGGGCCAGCCAGCATTTATAG
- the LOC120635376 gene encoding uncharacterized protein LOC120635376 codes for MITMHMQIKSEQKLKSDSSEPHAGQSGSSLPDNVRCRRVSGRQLELLWEYLNAHRDIAVAFNRSLQAKEYSQQRWKVLAEILNFQGDGAHKDWKGWSKYWVDYKAKLKKRISVLRFAQARNGAGQSSEPPLSDIENKFLQILGEDYGQKPNGELVENFEAFEPQIETIEGYAPESSSILRGNPNEEVSDANPERSPEEAVPEQSPRGSPFRPPQPIPATDARPRRTRRRREAPMSQEAARRALVQSSQQKAEAARRSTLALERIAQGVAEGVTILRNIERTINAGWPRADE; via the exons atcaAATCTGAGCAGAAACTGAAATCGGACTCATCAGAGCCTCATGCAGGACAATCTGGCTCTTCGTTGCCTGACAA tgtGAGATGTCGAAGAGTATCCGGACGTCAGCTGGAGCTGCTATGGGAGTACCTGAACGCGCACAGGGACATAGCTGTCGCATTCAACCGTTCTCTGCAGGCCAAGGAATACTCCCAGCAGAGGTGGAAGGTGCTCGCAGAGATTTTGAACTTCCAGGGTGACGGAGCACACAAAGATTGGAAAGGCTGGTCcaaa tattgggTTGACTACAAAGCTAAGTTAAAGAAGCGTATATCCGTTCTGCGGTTTGCCCAAGCGCGGAATGGCGCTGGTCAATCCTCGGAACCGCCGCTATCGGACATAGAGAACAAGTTCCTTCAAATACTCGGAGAGGATTACGGTCAGAAGCCGAACGGGGAGCTGGTGGAGAACTTCGAAGCTTTCGAG CCGCAAATCGAAACTATAGAAGGATATGCACCCGAAAGCTCTTCAATCCTGCGCGGCAACCCCAACGAGGAAGTCTCGGATGCGAACCCCGAACGGTCCCCGGAAGAGGCGGTGCCCGAGCAGTCCCCGCGCGGGTCCCCATTCCGCCCCCCCCAGCCGATCCCAGCGACGGACGCACGGCCGCGACGCACGCGCCGCAGGCGGGAGGCTCCGATGTCCCAGGAGGCGGCCAGGCGAGCCCTGGTCCAGTCGTCACAGCAGAAGGCGGAGGCTGCTAGAAGGAGCACTTTGGCTCTGGAGAGGATCGCGCAGGGCGTTGCAGAAGGAGTGACCATCTTGAGGAATATAGAGAG AACTATAAATGCTGGCTGGCCCAGAGCTGATGAATAA